Proteins from one Mycobacterium sp. EPa45 genomic window:
- a CDS encoding polysaccharide biosynthesis tyrosine autokinase produces the protein MNLQDYIKVLRTRWITICVTTLVAVLAALTYTLSATPQYQASTQLYVSASSGSSMTDLYQGNRLSQERVLSYTQLIMGETLAQRTIDRLHLDMSAASLRARVSAAAKQNTVLIDVSVLDPSPTRAFDIANALSDEFVQLVRELETPPTGDATPNARVIVEQRASVPTKPVTPKKLRNLVLGLAAGVMLGVGLALVRDRLDNTVKDRDTLEAITGVGLVGAIPMDKEIHKRPAISFEGDNSSAAESFRKLRTNLQFLAVDNPPRVIMVTSASPGEGKSTTAINIALALAEAEHNVVLVDGDMRRPSIDKYLDLVGAAGFSTVLSGAASLSDVLQKTAFPNLTALTSGATPPNPSELLGSQAAESVLKELREQFDYVIIDSSPLLAVTDGAILAANSDGTLIMAKYGQTKREHLAQAIGNLRDVGATVLGSVFTMTSTRGGNAYSYSYGYYGNDRRKPATESAATSHTDVSVVEDDTAVSDRAPVHGSEIAEVARGHHSGPSGARTRDPRSK, from the coding sequence TTGAATCTTCAGGACTACATAAAAGTACTGCGCACACGTTGGATCACGATCTGCGTCACGACACTCGTGGCAGTCCTGGCCGCGCTGACATACACGCTGTCTGCCACTCCGCAGTACCAAGCGTCGACACAGCTCTACGTATCGGCATCTTCCGGATCGTCAATGACCGATCTGTATCAGGGCAACCGCTTATCTCAGGAACGCGTGTTGTCCTACACGCAGCTGATCATGGGCGAGACACTAGCGCAGCGCACCATTGATCGTCTTCATCTCGATATGTCTGCCGCCTCATTGAGAGCCAGGGTCAGTGCGGCCGCAAAGCAAAACACTGTGCTCATCGACGTGTCGGTGCTGGACCCATCGCCTACACGGGCGTTCGATATCGCGAACGCCTTATCCGACGAATTCGTGCAGTTGGTACGCGAACTCGAGACCCCACCGACAGGCGATGCCACCCCGAATGCGCGCGTCATCGTCGAACAGCGGGCCTCTGTTCCTACCAAACCGGTCACCCCGAAAAAGCTTCGTAATCTGGTGCTCGGGCTTGCGGCGGGAGTCATGCTCGGGGTGGGTCTCGCCCTCGTTCGAGATCGGCTGGACAACACCGTCAAGGACCGCGACACCCTCGAAGCGATCACCGGTGTTGGACTAGTCGGCGCCATTCCGATGGATAAGGAAATCCACAAAAGGCCTGCAATATCGTTCGAGGGCGACAACTCGTCCGCCGCGGAATCATTTCGTAAGCTGCGAACCAACCTGCAGTTCCTGGCAGTCGACAATCCGCCGCGGGTAATTATGGTCACTAGTGCGTCTCCTGGCGAAGGCAAGTCCACCACAGCGATCAACATTGCGTTGGCACTCGCAGAGGCCGAACACAATGTGGTTCTGGTTGACGGTGACATGCGACGGCCGTCCATCGACAAATATCTCGACCTAGTTGGGGCGGCGGGGTTCAGCACTGTACTGAGCGGCGCAGCTAGTCTGTCGGATGTATTACAGAAGACAGCGTTTCCCAACCTGACGGCCCTGACCTCAGGCGCCACTCCCCCGAATCCCAGCGAGCTCCTCGGATCGCAGGCAGCCGAGAGTGTCCTCAAAGAACTGCGCGAGCAATTCGACTACGTGATCATCGACTCTTCACCGCTTCTCGCAGTTACCGACGGCGCGATACTTGCGGCCAATTCCGATGGCACGCTCATCATGGCCAAGTATGGGCAGACTAAACGCGAGCATTTGGCGCAGGCCATCGGAAACCTCAGGGATGTTGGGGCTACGGTGCTCGGCTCGGTGTTCACGATGACATCCACCCGCGGGGGCAACGCTTACAGCTATAGCTATGGCTATTACGGCAATGACCGTCGCAAGCCGGCCACGGAATCGGCGGCGACCTCGCATACGGACGTCTCGGTGGTGGAAGACGACACCGCGGTTTCAGACCGCGCGCCGGTGCACGGCAGCGAAATAGCTGAAGTCGCTCGGGGGCACCATTCTGGACCTTCCGGCGCCAGGACACGGGATCCGCGGAGCAAATGA